TCGGACGGACAGGTCCGCCCGACGGGTGACGGGAGGCCAGACATGAACGAGCACCACCCCCAGCACGTCTCATCCGGCAGCACACCCACGCACGCCCTCGGCAGGAGGAACTTCCTCGCCGCCGCCGGGCTCACCCTGGCCGGCGCCGCCGGCGCCACCGCGCTCGGCGGCGCCACCGCCCACGCGGCCGGCGGTGCCCCGCGACCCGCGGGCGCCGCGGCGGCGGCCTACGCCGTCCCGATCGACACCGTTCGGCACACCCGGACCTGGATGGCCTGGCCCGACAGCTCGGCCATCTGGGGCCGCCAACTGGCCGGCGTCCAGGCGAACATCGCGCTGATCGCCAAGACCGTCGCGAAGTACGAACCGGTCATCATGTGCGCGAACTCCGCCAGCGTCTCGCAGGCGCGGTCCGCCTGCGGATCCGCCGTCACCGTCATCGGCACCATCCCCGTCGACGACTGCTGGATGCGGGACTCGGGCCCGGTGTTCCGCACCGACGGCGCCGGCGGCCTGGACGCCGTCGGCCTCAACTTCAACGGCTGGGGCAACCGGCAGACCCATGCCAAGGACGCCCTGGTCGCGGCCAAGGTCGCGGCCTACGCCGGAGTACCGTTCACCGCCGCCGGATTCGTCGGCGAGGGCGGCGCGGTCGAGACCGACGGCGACGGCCTGCTGATGGCCACCCGGAGCAGCCTGGTCGACTCCCGGCGCAACGGCAGCAAGACCCAGGCCCAGATCGAGGCCGCGATGTGCGCCGCGTTCGGCGCCACCAAGGTCATCTGGTTCCCCGGGGTCACCGGCCAGGACATCACCGGGGACCACGTCGACGCCACCTCCAGGTTCCTCGCCGACGCCACCGCGCTGGTCCAGGCGCCCCTGGCGTCGGACACCGACGTCTGGTCCAACGACCAGCGCCAGCAGTACCAGGCCCTGTCCACCGCC
The sequence above is a segment of the Kitasatospora sp. NBC_00240 genome. Coding sequences within it:
- a CDS encoding agmatine deiminase family protein is translated as MNEHHPQHVSSGSTPTHALGRRNFLAAAGLTLAGAAGATALGGATAHAAGGAPRPAGAAAAAYAVPIDTVRHTRTWMAWPDSSAIWGRQLAGVQANIALIAKTVAKYEPVIMCANSASVSQARSACGSAVTVIGTIPVDDCWMRDSGPVFRTDGAGGLDAVGLNFNGWGNRQTHAKDALVAAKVAAYAGVPFTAAGFVGEGGAVETDGDGLLMATRSSLVDSRRNGSKTQAQIEAAMCAAFGATKVIWFPGVTGQDITGDHVDATSRFLADATALVQAPLASDTDVWSNDQRQQYQALSTATDPQGNRMSLSRIQGPDYNLIRSADPNFVGSYANYYLCNGAVISAQFGDTRADAAARATLARVFPGRVVEQLNIDSLGAGGGGIHCVTQQQPVP